A stretch of Halostagnicola kamekurae DNA encodes these proteins:
- a CDS encoding methyl-accepting chemotaxis protein, whose protein sequence is MSFDTHDDTPDAGDLTEDLDTDIDAVDETDIDSNIEHEAATEIESAIGRLNRSTAEIGDRLEEIHDEATAQYDANMEVASEASNLSASVEEIASSSEEVAAASEKAQDLAETGQESAAELSKAMEDIRAAADVVTEDVTAIRRSVEEIDKVVEVINDIADQTNILAINASIEAAGADASGDRFGVVASEVKSLAEDSQRRATEIEGMIDDVQANTGTAVENLGSNNERIEEGIESVETAIDVLEEIHETVDEVSEGIAQVADATDQQAASTEEVASMAERTVESAERIVDETREIADEVQTQSSQISDIAQTFERLEDDLGPNAGPTV, encoded by the coding sequence ATGTCGTTCGACACACACGACGATACCCCCGACGCAGGTGATCTTACCGAAGATTTAGATACCGACATCGACGCGGTCGATGAAACGGACATCGATTCGAACATCGAACACGAAGCCGCGACGGAGATCGAATCCGCGATCGGTCGATTGAACCGGAGTACGGCCGAAATCGGCGATCGACTCGAGGAGATTCACGACGAGGCGACGGCACAGTACGATGCGAACATGGAGGTCGCAAGCGAGGCGTCGAACCTCTCGGCGTCGGTCGAGGAAATCGCCTCCTCCTCCGAGGAGGTCGCAGCCGCGAGCGAGAAGGCCCAGGACCTCGCCGAGACCGGCCAGGAGTCCGCGGCTGAGCTCTCGAAGGCCATGGAAGACATTCGAGCTGCCGCGGACGTGGTAACAGAAGACGTCACGGCGATCCGGCGAAGCGTCGAGGAGATCGACAAGGTGGTCGAAGTCATCAACGACATCGCCGACCAGACGAATATCCTGGCGATCAACGCTTCGATCGAGGCCGCGGGTGCAGACGCAAGCGGCGACCGATTCGGCGTCGTCGCCTCGGAGGTGAAGTCGCTGGCTGAGGACTCACAGCGCCGCGCCACCGAAATCGAGGGAATGATCGATGACGTCCAGGCGAACACGGGGACGGCCGTCGAGAACCTCGGTTCGAACAACGAACGCATCGAAGAGGGTATCGAGTCGGTCGAGACGGCCATCGATGTCCTCGAGGAGATTCACGAAACCGTCGACGAAGTTTCGGAGGGAATCGCCCAGGTCGCGGACGCGACCGACCAGCAGGCGGCGAGCACGGAGGAAGTCGCGAGCATGGCCGAGCGCACGGTCGAGAGCGCCGAACGGATCGTCGACGAGACCCGAGAGATTGCCGACGAGGTGCAAACGCAGTCGTCACAGATCTCGGATATCGCACAGACCTTCGAGCGGCTAGAGGACGACCTCGGACCGAACGCCGGCCCGACCGTCTAG
- a CDS encoding DUF5779 family protein, whose translation MSDFDLDLMAVEDHMDEEFDLEGSIVLGVLDGTTDPETWVEAISNGNVLVLRGEGNINELASGFARNVKESGGNLVHFRGFLIVTPPGIDVDTSRLE comes from the coding sequence ATGAGCGATTTCGATCTCGACCTGATGGCGGTCGAGGACCACATGGACGAGGAGTTCGACCTCGAGGGAAGCATCGTCCTGGGCGTACTCGACGGCACGACCGACCCCGAGACCTGGGTCGAAGCGATTTCGAACGGTAACGTGCTCGTACTCCGCGGCGAGGGCAACATCAACGAACTCGCCTCGGGGTTCGCGCGAAACGTCAAGGAGTCGGGCGGAAATCTGGTTCACTTCCGCGGATTCTTGATCGTGACCCCGCCCGGAATCGACGTCGACACGAGCCGGCTCGAGTGA
- a CDS encoding VOC family protein: MLTGLAWLGLEAKSLARAREFYEGTLSMTLRREREDELAFEAGESDLLIRRPTTTPRGGLHTHYALSIPANAYDDWWDRLADDHDLEEAEFGSSKSLYLDDPDGNCVELGQSAVDGPGVDGIFEVVLEVESLERAESLYAELGFETVDRGDRRPRVRMDGPVALELWEPHLGIADARGGVHVDLGFYATDPTAAATAIADRVDPLQRSGDSLESANDTLESLDGGNPETTVVRDPDGHHLTFVSSADA, encoded by the coding sequence ATGTTGACCGGCCTCGCCTGGCTCGGACTCGAGGCGAAATCGCTCGCTCGCGCGCGGGAGTTCTATGAGGGGACCCTCTCGATGACCCTCCGGCGCGAGCGCGAAGACGAACTCGCGTTCGAAGCCGGCGAAAGCGACCTCCTGATTCGTCGGCCCACGACGACTCCGCGCGGCGGGCTTCACACCCACTACGCGCTGTCCATTCCCGCCAACGCCTACGACGACTGGTGGGATCGACTCGCTGACGACCACGACCTCGAGGAGGCCGAATTCGGGTCGTCGAAGTCCCTGTACCTCGACGATCCGGACGGCAACTGCGTCGAACTCGGCCAATCGGCCGTCGACGGTCCGGGCGTCGACGGCATCTTCGAAGTCGTCCTCGAGGTCGAATCGCTCGAGCGCGCGGAGTCGCTGTACGCCGAGTTGGGGTTCGAGACCGTCGATCGCGGCGACCGGCGACCGCGGGTCCGAATGGACGGCCCGGTCGCCCTCGAACTGTGGGAACCGCACCTCGGCATCGCGGACGCCCGCGGCGGCGTCCACGTCGATCTCGGATTCTACGCCACGGATCCGACCGCCGCGGCGACGGCGATTGCCGACCGCGTCGATCCTCTCCAGCGGTCAGGTGACAGCCTCGAGTCGGCCAATGACACTCTCGAGTCACTCGACGGCGGAAACCCGGAGACGACTGTCGTTCGTGACCCAGATGGGCACCACCTCACGTTCGTCTCGAGTGCGGACGCGTGA